The stretch of DNA GGTTTCCCCGCGGTCGTCCGCGCACACCGGCGGGAGCGCGCTGATGTGCGCGCTGCACATTTGCAGGGCGCCGCGCTTCCGCAACAGTGCAGGCGCATGAGCACACTCGATCTGCTGAGGCCGCAGCCGGGCCTGAGGGTTCTCGTCACTGCCGGCGCCGCAGGCATAGGCGCTGCCATCGCATGCGCCTTCGCCGAAGCCGGCGCCCGCGTGCATGTCTGCGACGTGGACCGCTCGGCGCTGGATCGCCTCGCCACCGAAGCACCGGGCATCTCGTCCAGCGTCGCCGACGTGGCGATCGAGAAGGACGTGCACGTGGTGTTCGACGATGTCCTCAACACGCTGGGCGGGCTCGACGTCCTCGTCAACAACGCAGGCGTGGCCGGCCCCACCGGCGCCATCGAAGGCATGGACGCCGGCCACTGGGAGCGCACGGTCGCCGTCAACCTGAACAGCCAGTTCCTGTTCGCGCGGCAGGCGGTGCCGTTGCTGAAGGCCTCGCGCTCCAACCCCTGCATCGTCGCCATGAGCTCGGTGGCGGGACGTTTGGGCTATGCGTATCGCACGCCGTATGCGTCGACCAAGTGGGCGATCGTCGGCATGACCAAGTCGCTCGCCATCGAGCTCGGTCCGCAAGGCGTGCGCGCCAACGCCATCCTGCCCGGCACGGTGGAGGGCGCGCGCATGGAAGACGTGATCGCCGCGCGCGCCTCCACCTTGGGCGTGTCCGTCGAGGCGATGCGCTGGGAGTACGTCCGCAAGTCTTCGCTGCGCCGCATGGTGACGGCCGAAGACGTCGCGGCGCTGGCGCTGTACCTGTGTTCACCGGCCGCACGCAACGTCACCGGGCAGGCGATCAGCGTCGACGGAAACATCGAATACCTCTGACGAGGCTTTTCACCACCAACAGGAGACAAGGTATGAGACAGACATGCAAACGCTCGCTCTGCGCCATCGCTGCCACGGCCCTGTTGGCCGGCTGCGGCGGCAGCGGCGGCGACACGCCCCGGCCGCTGGCCTGCGCCGACCTGGCCGGCATGACGATTCCTGCCGAGGCCATGGCCTTGCCCACGAGCGGCGGCACCGTGGCCACAGCCACTGTCGTCGCCGCATCGGGCAGCGGCGCATCGGCCGTGCCGGAGCACTGCCTGGTCTCGGCCAGCATCGCGCCGGTGGACCCGGCGGCGCCCAAGATCATGTTCCGCGTCGCGCTGCCGACCGCGTGGAACTCCAAGGCCTTGATGATGGGCGGCGGCGGCTTCGACGGTTCCATCCCCGCCATCACCGGCAACATCTCGAACGGTCCTGCCGACCAGCCGACGCCGCTGGGGCGCGGTTACGCCACCTTCGCCAGCGATTCGGGCCACCAGGCCAACAGCTATGCCTCGCAGGACGGCACCTGGGGCCTCAACGACGAAGCCACGCGCAACTTCGGCGGCGACGCGCTGAAGAAGACGCGCGATGCATCCGTGTTCCTGATCCGCAAGCGCTACGGCACCGGGCCGTCGCTGGCGTATTTCGCCGGCGGCTCCACGGGCGGGCGCGAAGCATTGACCTCCATCCAGCACTGGCCGCGCGACTGGGACGGCGCCATCGCCTGGTACCCGGCCTGGAACGATGCCGCGGCGCTGCTGGGCGGCCATCGCATGAACCGCGCACTGGCGCAGCCCGGCGCCTATCCCAACCAGGCCAAGCGCGCCGTGCTGTATCGCGCGGCCATGGAGGCGTGCGACGGCCTCGACGGCGTGGTGGACGGCCTGGTCAGCAACCAGGCGGCCTGCAACGCGCGCTTCGATCCTTCGACCGCCACCGTGGGCGGCCTGCCCTTGCGTTGCGCCGGCGGCGCGGACACGGGCGATGGCTGCCTGTCCGATGCACAGATCGCCGCGCTGAAGACGATCAACACCGCGACGCATTTCAACTTCACGCTGGCCAGCGGCGAGACCGGCTATCCGGGCTACAACGTCTGGGGCGCCGACCTGGGGATGACGTCATCGGCGGCCGTGCAGCCGGTGGTGACCTTCCTCGCGCTGGGCACCAGCCAGCCGGTGATCCCCATGCCGCGCAGCGCGCCTTACATCAGCGTGCTCACCGACCAGTGGATCCAGTACGTCGTCACGCGTGCGCCCGGCTACGACTCGCTCTCGCTCGACCCCGAGAACCCCGGCCTCTGGGGCGCCCGCATCAGCGACCTGAGCAAGCAGCTGGACACGCCCACCGATCTCTCGATCTTCCGCGCGCGCGGCGGCAAGCTGCTGCTGGCGCATGGCGTGCAGGACGTGCTGGTGAGCACCCGCGCCACCGAGGACTACTACCAGCGCCTGCGCACGCAGTTCGGCGGCGACACGGACGGCTTCGTCCGCTACTACGAAGTGCCGGGCCTGGGGCACGCGGTGAGCTCGGTGTTCAACGCCACCTGGGATTCGCTGACCGCATTGGAACAATGGGTGGAGAAGGGGAACGCGCCGAGCGGCCAGGTGACGACCGACACGGTCGGCGTCCCTGGCCGCACGCGGCCTCTGTGCGACTACCCGAAATGGCCGAAGTACAACGGCAGCGGCGACGTGAACAAGGCAAGCTCGTTCAGTTGCGCGGACTGATCTGGCTTGCGATGGATCGATGGCGATCGGCCTCCGCCCGCAGCGCATCACCATCCTGGTCCAGGGCCGGTGCTGCAAATGCGGGCGAAGCCGGCGTGCGCCCGAAGTCCCACGCGCCCGCGAAGCCGCGATAGCCGCCAACGACCGGATGCTCGAAGCGCTGGATCAAGCCCTCGGCCTGCACCTGCGGGAAATCGAACATGTCCTCCACGTCGCGCGCGGCGGCGCAGGGGACTTCTTCGCTGAACAGCGCTTCCCACTCCAGCGCGCTGCGCGCAGCCAGCGCCGCATGCAGCTTCGGCACGATCTCCTGCGCGTGCTGGGCGCGCTTGCGCACGCTGTCGTAGCGTTCCACCAGCAGCTCCTGCAGTCCCGTCTTTTCGCACAGCGCCTGCCAGAAGTGCGGCGTGTTGGCGGAGATGTAGAGCCAGCCTTCGCGCGTGGGGTGGATGCCGGTGATGCCGCCGGAGCGCATGTCGCGGCCGCCGACGTCGCGCGGTTCGCTGTCGGCCCAGACCAGGCGCGCCGATTGCATCGACAGCGCCGAGCGCAGCAGCGACACGCCGACGTACTGGCCTTCGCCGCTTTGCGTGCGCTCGTACAAGGCCGCGGTCACGCCGCTCGTGACCAGCGAGGCCGCGTAGTAGTCCACCACGGAGCCGTACAGGATGGCGGGCGGCCCACCGGACGGGCCTTGCTGCGCCGCCATGCCGGTCATCGTCTGCAGCACCTGGTCGTAGCCGGCCTTGTCGCACAGCGGCCCGGCCTCGCCGTAGCCGGTGACGGCGCAGTAGACCAGGCGCGGATTGATCGCGCGCAATTGCTCGTAGGCGATGCCCAGGCGCCCGGGCACTTCGGGGCGGAAGTTGTGCACCAGCACGTCGGCCGTGCTGGCTAGCGCTCGCAGCCGCTCCAGGTCTTCGGGCTTCTTCAGGTCCAGCACGACGCCACGCTTGCTGCGGTTGACGCCGAGGAAGGCGCGGCTTTCGGCAGCCAGCGTCGACGGGTACTTGCGCAGGTTGTCGCCGGCGGGAGGCTCGATCTTGATCACCTCGGCGCCCATGTCGGCCAGCAGCGCGCAGCCGTAGGGGCCGGCGATGTAGGCGCTGAGGTCGAGGACGCGGATGCCGGCCAGCGGGCCGGTGGGCTTGGGCATGCGGGGCTCCTTGGCGGTTCAGGCCGCGGGCAGCAGGCCGACGCGGCGCGCGGTGGCGACGATGCTGCGCGCGCGCAGCAGGAAGGGCCGGTCGATCATCTTGCCGTCGACGACGAAGGCGCCGAGGCCGCGCTGCTCCGCGTCTTGCGCCGCTTGCACCACGCGCACGGCCTGCGCGATCTCTTCGGCATCGGGCAGGAAAGCCTCGTTGGCCAGCGCCACCTGGCTCGGGTGGATGCAGCTCTTGCCGGCGAAACCGAGGCGGCGCGCCATGCGCGCTTCGGCCAGGTAGCCTTCGGTGTCGCGAACGTCGGCGAAAGCGCCGTCGAAGGCGTCGACACCCGCTTCGCCCGCAGCCAGCCGCACGGCCAGCAGCACTTGCTGCACGGCGGCCACTTCGCGGCGCTGGATGCCCAGCGGCTCGAACAGGTCGCCCAGGCCGACCTGCAGGCCCATCACGCGCGGATCGGCGCAGGCAATGGACGCGGCTTCACGCAATGCGCGAGGCGTCTCGATGTTCAGCAGCATTTGCACCGGCACGGCCACGCCGTTGGCGCGCTCGGCGCGGCGGATCGCTTCGCTCGCCGCACGTACCTCGTCGGCCGATTGCGGCTTGGGCAGGTTCAGCACGTCCAGCCCGGGTTGCACGATGGCTTCGAGGTCGGCCTGGAAATGCGGCGTGTCCATGGCGTTCACGCGCACGATGACCAGCTTGCCTTCGCCCGGGGCGCGCGTGCGCAGGAAGTCGCGGACGGTGGCGCGGGCCTCGGGCTTGCGCTCCTCGGTGACGGCGTCCTCGAGGTCGATGGAGATGGCGTCGGCCGCACCGGCCAGCGCCTTGGGGAAGAGTTCCGGCCGCGAGCCGGGAACGAACAGCTTGCTTCTCATCCCGCCGAGGATAGCGGTCCTTGCGCGGGGACCAGCCGTCCCTCGCGCATTTGTTCCAGCCGCGAGATGCCCAGCAGCGCCATGTTGCGATGGATTTCCTGCTGCAGCAACGTGATGCCATGCCGCACGCCAGGCTCGCCGCCCACTGCCGCCGCGTACAGGAAAGGCCGGCCGATGAACACGAAGCGGGCACCGAGGGCGATGGCCTTCAGCACGTCGTTGCCGCGGCGCACGCCGCTGTCCATCATCACCGGAAGCTCGGGAACCGCGGCCACCACGGAAGGCAGCACGCGTAGCGGCGACACGGCGCCATCCAACTGTCGGCCGCCATGGTTGGAGACGATCAGCCCGTCGGCGCCGCAGTCGCGGGCCGAGCGCGCGTCGGCGGCGCTCAGGATGCCTTTGACGACCAGCTGACCCTTCCACAGCCGGCGGATCAGGCCCAGGTGTTCCCAGCCGAGGTGGTCGCGCGCGCCGAAGTCGCGCACTGCATTGCGCGAGAGGATCGGCGCGCCGCGCGTCGCCTGCGAATTCTCGAAATGCGGCATGCCGTGCTGCGCCAGCGTGCGCAGGAAGGAGCCGAACAGCCAGCGCGGATGCGTCACGCCCTGCCAGGCCAGCGCGACGCTGGGTCGCAGCGGGCTGGAGAAGCCGACCCGCACGTGGTTCTCGCGGTTGCCCGAGACGGCCGTGTCCGCGGTCACCACCAGCGTGCCGTAGCCAGCGCGGGCCACGCGTTCGACGAGGGCTTCGATGCGCGCCGTCTCGCCGGGCACGTAGGCCTGGAACCAGGCATCCGGGTTCGCGCGGCGCACGTCTTCCAGCGCGATCAGGCCGGTGCCGCTGCACACCATCGGAATGTTGGCGGCGGCCGCGGCCTGCGCCAGCGCGAGGTCGCCGCGGTAGGCGGCGAGGGCGCACATGCCCATGGGCGCGATGCCGAAGGGCGCGGACCAGGTCTTGCCGAACAGCGTGGTGGCCTGCGAGCGCTGCGCCACGCCTTGCAGCACGCGCGTGACGAAGCCCCATTCGGCGAAGGCGCTGCGGTTGCCGGCCAGCGAGGCGTCGGTCTCGCAGCCCCCCGCCACGTAGCCGTACACGGGCCGCGGCAGCACGCGCCGCGCCGCCGGCTCGAAATCCTCCAGCGAGAGGATGGAGCGGAGCCGGCGCGGCGTGTCCGTGGCTATGGTCCGCGTTCCGCCGGACGTGGCAAGGGCCTGCGAAGCGCTCATCGATCGCTCAATCCGCCTTGATGTCGGCGGCCTTGGCCACCTGGCGCCAGCGCTCGATTTCGGCGGCGATGAAGGCCTCGAACTCGGCGGGTTTCATGGCGGCCGGCTCGGCGCCTTCCTTCAGGAAGAACTCGCGCATCTCGGCCGACAGGATGATCTTGTTGATCTCGGTGTTCAGGCGGTCCACCACCGGCTGCGGCGTCGCAGCCGGCGCCAGCACGCCCCACCAGAGGTCGGTGGAACTGCCCTTGTAGCCGGACTGCTCCAGTGCGGGCAGCTCGGGCGCCACCGGTGAACGCGTCGGCGAAGTCACGGCCAGCGCGCGCAAGCGGCCGCCCTTCACCTGCGCGAGGATCGACGGCGCGCTGGCCACCAGCAGCTGGATCTGGCCCGCCAGCAGGTCGGTCGTCGCCGGGCCCATGCCCTTGTACGGTACGTGCGTCAGCTTGATGCCGGCCGCGTCGCTGAACAGCTCGGTGGCGAACTGGTTGATGCTGCCGGTGCCCGAGGTGCCGTAGTTCAGCTTGCCGGGGTTGGCCTTGGCGGCGGCGACCACTTCGCCGATGTTCTTGAACGGCGAATCGTGCGCCACCGTCACCAGCAGCGGGCCCTTGCCCAGCATCGCCACCGGCTTGAAGCTCTTGATGGCGTCGTAGGGCAGGTTGTTGCGGATCGCCGCGCCAGTGGTGAAGGTGGAAGACAGCACCACCAGGCTGTAGCCGTCGGCCGGCGCCTTGGCGACGATCGCATTGGCAAGGATGCCGCCGGCCGCGGGCCGGTTGTCCACCACCACCGGCTGGCCCAGCGCGTCGGAAAGCTTCTTGCCGATGGCGCGCGCGAAGGTGTCGTTGGAACCGCCGGGTGCGCTGCCCACCACCAGCGTGATCGGCTTGACCGGCCAGGCCGGCGCCTGGGCCAAGGCAACGAGGGGAAGCGCGCAGGCGAAAGCCAGCGCGGTGCGCAATGCGAAAGTCTTCACTTCTTGTCTCCAGCTTGTTGGAACTGCGGGCCTCACTCGATGCGGATGTTGGCCTCGCGAATCAGCGTACCCCATTTCCCGTGCTCGGCACGGATGTAGGCGGCGAATTGCTGCGGCGTGCCGGGCGTGGCTTCGCTGCCTTCGTGCAGCAGCTTCTCCTTGACCTCGGGGCGCGCGAGGATCTTCACGGTCTCGGTGTTGATGCGCGTGACGATGTCCGCAGGCATGCCCGCCGGGCCGACGAGGCCCAGCCAGGTGCTGGCATCGAAGCCGGGGTAGCCGAGCTCCGCGACGGTGGGCACGTTGGGCAGCGCGCCGATGCGGCGCGCGGAGCTCAATGCCAGCGCCCGCACCTTGCCTGCCGCCAGCTGCCCCATCACCGACACGCTGCTGCCGAAATAGGTTTCGACCTGGCCGCCCAGCAGGTCGGTCATCGCCGGGCCCGCGCCCTTGTACGGCACCTGCAGCAACTGGATGCCGGCGCGGCGCGCCAGCAGTTCACCGGCCAGGTGTCCGACGGTGCCGTTGCCGGCTTGCGCCAGGCGCATCCTGCCGGGCTCCGCCTTCGCGGCCTGCACGAAATCGGCCAGCGTCTTCAGTGGCGAATCGGGCCGCACCACCAGCACCACGGGCTGGTCGGCGATGCCGGCGATCGGCGTCAGGTCCTTCAGCGGGTCGAAGGGCATCTTCGCGTACAGCGAAGGATTGATGGCCAGGTTGGACGCCTGGCCCATGCCGATGGTGTAGCCGTCGGGCGCCGCTTTCGCGACGGCGTCCAGGCCGATGTTGCCACCCGCACCCGGTTTGTTGTCGACGATGACGTTCCAGCCCAGGAGCGTGCTGAACTTCTCCGCGATCATGCGCGAGGTGGTGTCGGTGCCGCCGCCGGGCGGGAAGGGCACGATGAAGCGGATGGTCTTGGACGGATAGCTGCCCTGCGCGAAGGCGGTGCCGGCAGCGGTGGCCATTGCGGCCGCGAGGAAATCTCTTCTTTGCATCGTTGTCTCCTTGGTTTGTCGTTTCAGACCGGGCAGCCCTTCTGGCGCAGCAGGGCGTTGAAGCGTTCCGGGTCGGCCTTGCCGCTGGCGTTGCCGGCGCGGATCTTGTCCTCGCGCGCGGCGTGCGCCCGCACCTCGGGCAGCAGCGAGGCCACGCGCGCCGCGGGCACGCACAGCACGCCGTCGGCGTCGCCGAGGATCAGGTCGCCGGGCGCCACGCTCATGCCGGCGCAGGCGACCGGCACGTTCAGCTCGCCCGGGCCGTCCTTGCTGGGGCCGCGGTGCGTGTGGCCGCGGGCGTAGACGGCGACGCCGCCTTCGGCCCATTCGGCGATGTCGCGCACCGCGCCGTCGACGATGAAGCCGGCGACGCCCCGCGCCACGGCAGTGGTGCGCATCAGGCCGCCGATCAGCGCTTGCGTCAGGTCGCCGGCGCCGTCGATCACGATCACGTCGCCGGGCTGCGCCATCTGCAGCGCCACGTGGATCATCAGGTTGTCGCCAGGGCGCGCGCGCACGGTCAGCGCGGGCCCGCACAGCGCCAGCTTCAGGTCGCCGTGATAGGCGTTCAGGCCCAGCGCGCCGACGCCGCGGCCGAGGCAGTCGCTCGCATGGGCGGCCGGCACGCCGCGGAAGGCGGTGACCAGCTCGGGGGCGATCGTGTTGACGCGCGGGTTGACGGCGTAGCCGGGCGGCCAGGATGCGGTGTTGCTCATGTCAGGCGGTTGCGGTTTGGGTGTGGAGGACTTCGGGGTTGACGCAGCTGCGCGCGTCCGGGCGCTGGCCTTGCAGGTAGCCGAGCACGTTGCGGGCGGCGCCTTCGGCCATCGCGGCCAGCGCAGCGGCCGTGGAACCACCCACGTGCGGCGTGAGGACGACGGTGGGCAATTGCGCCAGCGCGTGGCCGGCGGGCAGCGGTTCGGTGGCCATCGTGTCGAGGCCGGCGCCGGCCAGGCGGCCGTCGGCCAGGCGTGCGATCAGTTCGGTTTCGTCGACCACTTCGCCGCGCGCGGTGTTCACCAGCAACGCGCCAGGCGGCAACAGGTCGAATGCTTTTGCATCGATGAGATTGCGCGTCGCACGCGTGAGCGGCACGTGCAGGCTGAGGACGTCGCTCATGGGCAAGAGCGATTCGAAGCTGGCATGCAGCTGCACGCCGGCCACCGGCGACGCGCC from Ramlibacter agri encodes:
- a CDS encoding SDR family oxidoreductase, which gives rise to MSTLDLLRPQPGLRVLVTAGAAGIGAAIACAFAEAGARVHVCDVDRSALDRLATEAPGISSSVADVAIEKDVHVVFDDVLNTLGGLDVLVNNAGVAGPTGAIEGMDAGHWERTVAVNLNSQFLFARQAVPLLKASRSNPCIVAMSSVAGRLGYAYRTPYASTKWAIVGMTKSLAIELGPQGVRANAILPGTVEGARMEDVIAARASTLGVSVEAMRWEYVRKSSLRRMVTAEDVAALALYLCSPAARNVTGQAISVDGNIEYL
- a CDS encoding tannase/feruloyl esterase family alpha/beta hydrolase, encoding MRQTCKRSLCAIAATALLAGCGGSGGDTPRPLACADLAGMTIPAEAMALPTSGGTVATATVVAASGSGASAVPEHCLVSASIAPVDPAAPKIMFRVALPTAWNSKALMMGGGGFDGSIPAITGNISNGPADQPTPLGRGYATFASDSGHQANSYASQDGTWGLNDEATRNFGGDALKKTRDASVFLIRKRYGTGPSLAYFAGGSTGGREALTSIQHWPRDWDGAIAWYPAWNDAAALLGGHRMNRALAQPGAYPNQAKRAVLYRAAMEACDGLDGVVDGLVSNQAACNARFDPSTATVGGLPLRCAGGADTGDGCLSDAQIAALKTINTATHFNFTLASGETGYPGYNVWGADLGMTSSAAVQPVVTFLALGTSQPVIPMPRSAPYISVLTDQWIQYVVTRAPGYDSLSLDPENPGLWGARISDLSKQLDTPTDLSIFRARGGKLLLAHGVQDVLVSTRATEDYYQRLRTQFGGDTDGFVRYYEVPGLGHAVSSVFNATWDSLTALEQWVEKGNAPSGQVTTDTVGVPGRTRPLCDYPKWPKYNGSGDVNKASSFSCAD
- a CDS encoding CaiB/BaiF CoA transferase family protein yields the protein MPKPTGPLAGIRVLDLSAYIAGPYGCALLADMGAEVIKIEPPAGDNLRKYPSTLAAESRAFLGVNRSKRGVVLDLKKPEDLERLRALASTADVLVHNFRPEVPGRLGIAYEQLRAINPRLVYCAVTGYGEAGPLCDKAGYDQVLQTMTGMAAQQGPSGGPPAILYGSVVDYYAASLVTSGVTAALYERTQSGEGQYVGVSLLRSALSMQSARLVWADSEPRDVGGRDMRSGGITGIHPTREGWLYISANTPHFWQALCEKTGLQELLVERYDSVRKRAQHAQEIVPKLHAALAARSALEWEALFSEEVPCAAARDVEDMFDFPQVQAEGLIQRFEHPVVGGYRGFAGAWDFGRTPASPAFAAPALDQDGDALRAEADRHRSIASQISPRN
- a CDS encoding HpcH/HpaI aldolase/citrate lyase family protein → MRSKLFVPGSRPELFPKALAGAADAISIDLEDAVTEERKPEARATVRDFLRTRAPGEGKLVIVRVNAMDTPHFQADLEAIVQPGLDVLNLPKPQSADEVRAASEAIRRAERANGVAVPVQMLLNIETPRALREAASIACADPRVMGLQVGLGDLFEPLGIQRREVAAVQQVLLAVRLAAGEAGVDAFDGAFADVRDTEGYLAEARMARRLGFAGKSCIHPSQVALANEAFLPDAEEIAQAVRVVQAAQDAEQRGLGAFVVDGKMIDRPFLLRARSIVATARRVGLLPAA
- a CDS encoding alpha-hydroxy acid oxidase, with translation MSASQALATSGGTRTIATDTPRRLRSILSLEDFEPAARRVLPRPVYGYVAGGCETDASLAGNRSAFAEWGFVTRVLQGVAQRSQATTLFGKTWSAPFGIAPMGMCALAAYRGDLALAQAAAAANIPMVCSGTGLIALEDVRRANPDAWFQAYVPGETARIEALVERVARAGYGTLVVTADTAVSGNRENHVRVGFSSPLRPSVALAWQGVTHPRWLFGSFLRTLAQHGMPHFENSQATRGAPILSRNAVRDFGARDHLGWEHLGLIRRLWKGQLVVKGILSAADARSARDCGADGLIVSNHGGRQLDGAVSPLRVLPSVVAAVPELPVMMDSGVRRGNDVLKAIALGARFVFIGRPFLYAAAVGGEPGVRHGITLLQQEIHRNMALLGISRLEQMREGRLVPAQGPLSSAG
- a CDS encoding tripartite tricarboxylate transporter substrate binding protein, encoding MKTFALRTALAFACALPLVALAQAPAWPVKPITLVVGSAPGGSNDTFARAIGKKLSDALGQPVVVDNRPAAGGILANAIVAKAPADGYSLVVLSSTFTTGAAIRNNLPYDAIKSFKPVAMLGKGPLLVTVAHDSPFKNIGEVVAAAKANPGKLNYGTSGTGSINQFATELFSDAAGIKLTHVPYKGMGPATTDLLAGQIQLLVASAPSILAQVKGGRLRALAVTSPTRSPVAPELPALEQSGYKGSSTDLWWGVLAPAATPQPVVDRLNTEINKIILSAEMREFFLKEGAEPAAMKPAEFEAFIAAEIERWRQVAKAADIKAD
- a CDS encoding Bug family tripartite tricarboxylate transporter substrate binding protein is translated as MQRRDFLAAAMATAAGTAFAQGSYPSKTIRFIVPFPPGGGTDTTSRMIAEKFSTLLGWNVIVDNKPGAGGNIGLDAVAKAAPDGYTIGMGQASNLAINPSLYAKMPFDPLKDLTPIAGIADQPVVLVVRPDSPLKTLADFVQAAKAEPGRMRLAQAGNGTVGHLAGELLARRAGIQLLQVPYKGAGPAMTDLLGGQVETYFGSSVSVMGQLAAGKVRALALSSARRIGALPNVPTVAELGYPGFDASTWLGLVGPAGMPADIVTRINTETVKILARPEVKEKLLHEGSEATPGTPQQFAAYIRAEHGKWGTLIREANIRIE
- a CDS encoding RraA family protein, whose translation is MSNTASWPPGYAVNPRVNTIAPELVTAFRGVPAAHASDCLGRGVGALGLNAYHGDLKLALCGPALTVRARPGDNLMIHVALQMAQPGDVIVIDGAGDLTQALIGGLMRTTAVARGVAGFIVDGAVRDIAEWAEGGVAVYARGHTHRGPSKDGPGELNVPVACAGMSVAPGDLILGDADGVLCVPAARVASLLPEVRAHAAREDKIRAGNASGKADPERFNALLRQKGCPV